A stretch of the Sulfuritortus calidifontis genome encodes the following:
- a CDS encoding STAS/SEC14 domain-containing protein: MIAINTKNNLVSVSVMGEFTLADYQDFEQQVLHNIEFQGGVYLLLDLRDMVSYTLDVAWEEIRFSLKHRYDFRKIAVVTGDEWMVWIAWLNSLFTDADIRVFDEPGIALDWLEGRAP; this comes from the coding sequence ATGATCGCCATCAATACCAAGAACAACCTGGTCAGCGTCTCGGTCATGGGTGAATTCACCCTGGCCGACTACCAGGACTTCGAGCAGCAGGTGCTGCACAACATCGAGTTTCAGGGCGGCGTCTATCTGCTGCTCGACCTGCGCGACATGGTGAGCTACACCCTCGATGTGGCCTGGGAGGAGATCCGCTTCTCGCTCAAGCACCGCTATGATTTCCGCAAGATCGCCGTGGTCACCGGTGACGAATGGATGGTCTGGATCGCCTGGCTCAACAGCCTGTTCACCGACGCCGACATCCGAGTGTTCGACGAGCCGGGCATCGCCCTCGACTGGCTGGAAGGCCGGGCGCCTTGA
- a CDS encoding pirin family protein produces MTPRRVAQFVQAQAVSEGAGVTVHRTIGTPARRHLDPFLMLDHFSSDDPDDYSAGFPAHPHRGFVTLTYMLDGHLLHQDSMGNRGDLRAGGAQWMKAASGVIHSEMPQQSNGLMRGFQLWVNLPASEKMSDPAYQEFSPEAIPELSGEGVRVHVLAGEYGGRRGPIDDPHTRVLYLDVGLDAGHRFVQPLDPAATAFVFVFEGSAMLDGNVLPPHRLAVLGPGDGVELAAGGAGARFILVAGQPLKEPIVQYGPFVLNTREEIEQAMQDYRDGRLVQKKAAMRGR; encoded by the coding sequence ATGACGCCGCGCAGGGTCGCCCAGTTCGTCCAGGCCCAGGCGGTGTCAGAGGGGGCGGGCGTCACCGTGCACCGCACCATCGGCACCCCGGCGCGGCGCCACCTCGACCCTTTCCTGATGCTGGACCACTTCTCCAGCGACGACCCCGACGACTACAGCGCCGGCTTCCCCGCTCATCCGCACCGCGGCTTCGTCACCCTGACCTACATGCTCGACGGCCATCTGCTGCACCAGGACAGCATGGGCAACCGCGGCGATCTGCGTGCCGGCGGGGCGCAATGGATGAAGGCGGCCAGCGGCGTCATTCATTCCGAAATGCCGCAGCAGAGCAACGGCCTGATGCGCGGCTTCCAGCTGTGGGTGAACCTGCCCGCCAGCGAAAAGATGAGCGACCCCGCCTATCAGGAGTTCTCGCCCGAGGCCATCCCCGAGCTGAGCGGCGAGGGCGTGCGGGTGCACGTGCTGGCCGGCGAATACGGCGGCCGGCGCGGCCCGATCGACGACCCGCACACCCGGGTGCTGTACCTCGACGTCGGCCTCGATGCCGGCCACCGTTTCGTCCAGCCACTCGACCCGGCCGCCACCGCCTTCGTCTTTGTCTTCGAAGGCAGCGCCATGCTCGACGGCAACGTCCTGCCGCCGCACCGTCTGGCCGTGCTCGGCCCGGGGGATGGCGTCGAACTGGCCGCAGGCGGCGCCGGTGCCCGTTTCATCCTGGTCGCCGGCCAGCCGCTCAAGGAGCCCATCGTGCAATACGGCCCCTTCGTGTTGAACACGCGCGAGGAGATCGAACAGGCCATGCAGGACTATCGTGATGGGCGACTGGTGCAGAAGAAGGCGGCGATGCGCGGCCGTTGA